The Paenibacillus sp. 481 DNA window GGCATTAGACTCGATTAAAGATATCGCAGATGAAATCATCGTCGTTGATATTTCAGGTGCATGCGAAGCGATATCGCAAAGCTACGCTGCTAGCTACGTGAAAGAGAAGCCAAGGAAAAGTAGGATGAAGCAGTGGGAGCGGGCAGTTCAGCAAGCAGCAGGGCCTTATATACTGCTGTTGGAAGCAGGTGAGTATGTTTCCGAGCAGGCGAGGAGAAAAATACGTGCTTTAAAGCGCTCTATTTCCCCAGATGGAGCGGTTGCTACGATGAAGTTCGAACAACGTGAAGAAGTACCTGCCACGAAGCAAGTCAGGCTGTTCCATCGATCTTTTCCGCTATCGTATTTAGATAAGCCGAAATCGTATAAGCAAGAGGTGTTGGACACGGATATTGTGATCCACTATGAATTTGATTCCCGCAAGGAGAATGCGATCCATTAATGCGAATCATGCGAAATAGGGTAACCTTCTATTTAGATGTAAATTTAGATGTGATTTTATTGGAAATTCAAAGCGCCATTATATATGCAATACCGTCTGCCCAACAAAAAGCGCAACTGTCTGCTTTGACAAGTTGCGCTTTTGTACGTATTCGATTACGTGTTCGCGTACTTCTGACGCAACTCTGCCCACTGAAGATGCAACGTATCATACTGGTCTGTAGTTCCTTTCGGGAACAAGATTCCTAAGCCAGCAGAGTGTGCAAACTCAAGGGAAGGGTATTGTGCTGTTAACTCTCCCCATAACTTCCATACACCGAATCCGAATCCGTGTATCGAAATATCATGAAACAATACGATGCCGTTCGGAGCAACTTTAGGAAGCCATGTTTCATAATCATGCTTGACCGCTTCATATTGATGAAATCCATCAATGTGAAGTAAATCGATGGAGCCATCCTCGAATTGCTCCAACGCTTCGTCAAACGTCGTACGCAGCAAGTGGGAAAAGTGAGGATATAAGGTAGAGGATATGGAGGATATCGTATCATACACTTCATTATTGTATTGTCCGGTATGTCCATCGCCAACCCATGTGTCCACCGCATAGCACGAAGTAGGCAATGCTCCGTCCTTCACCGCTTGGCACATGCTAAAAAAGGACGCACCCCAATGTGTTCCTAATTCCACGAATAATCGAGGACGATAAAAGCGAATGAGATCATAGCTGAAACGACGATGTCCTACCCAAGCAGAGTGCTGCAAAGTACGTGCATCGATATGTTCATATTCAAAGGTAGGGCTAAATGGATTCCAGTCCGTCATAATTCACCTTCTTACCCTTGTTTTCGAAATGGTTCGGAATTGAACCTGACGTTCATCTTTATCATAACTATGTATATGAAGGTGTGAGGAGATCAGTACAACATATTTTGGCAAACCAACGACTAAGCGTGGGAGGTGCTTATTTTTGTTAATATTTCATTTTCGATGCTATAAACCCCTTTACCTTCAGTAGCTTCCAGCCGTCCGTGTCGAAAATAAATACAAGTAGCCTCGTCTATTCCATAATTCAAATGATCGCTAAACGTGCTGACAGCGTGCCGTAAATGAGCTTCCTCGTTCCATTCTGTAAAGTGTACCGCAATCAGTACATCAGCAATTAACCCTAATCCTTTTCGATGTTGGAACACGCCTTCCACATTATCATGAGGCGAAATCACACATCGTTCTGGGCTGATTAATGCTCCCGCTGAAAAACCCGCAATAGGAACACCACGTTCATATCGTTCTTTAATGGTGTTCGAAATGGACGTCTCAACAATGTAATCCGCATATAAATTCGTATCCCCACCCCCAATGATAATGCCGGAACTACGGTCTAGACATGCAATGACCTGCTCTATTGGCGTAGTAGGTAGAGGTAAGAAGTAGAATTTACTTACGCCTAAATCTCTTAAGGCTTGAGTATAGCGCGGCATATATTCTTCCCACCCGCTTCTATCTACGCATAATATCGAAACGGGGCCCTCCGTTTGGGCCGCTTCTACAAACCGTCTGGCCATATGCGATGTAAATGGAGGGCCACCTCCAAACAGAAATAAATGTGTATCCATCTGATCACCTTCTCATTTGTATCGTTCAACTTAGTCTGTAGCTCTGCTATTCCACTCATTTGAAATCTCTCATTATCGAAGGATGTTCTTATAATTGTTCTAACGGACGTAGCGTAACAAAACGGTGATTCCATATATGTTCATGGTGCTGAATAATCGCTGTTGCCTCTAGACAAGCACTATTGAGTGTACTGTGGGTGTGCTTGTATAAGATGTTATGTTGATAACCTAAACTGTAAGCAGCCCGAATGGTCGTATCTAAGCAGAACTCGGTTTGGGCCCCTGCAAAAATAAGCTGTTCGATGCGGTTATGAGTTAAATAATCCAACAGGGGTGTGTTATAGAAGGCATCCCATTTTGTCTTTTTGATGATGGTATCGGAATCAGACATCCGTAAGTTTCGATGAAGTTTCCAGTTGTCTTTGCCTTCAAATAGTGCACCTTGTTCATTTGGATCGGTATGTTGAATAAAGATGACGGGGATGTGTTGTTGACGCGCATGATTAATTAATAGGTTCACATTTTCAAGCAACTGATTGTGATCATGTAGGAAATATTGGGGTTCATTAAAGAAAATTTCTTGCATATCAACGACAATTAAAGCTTGTTTCATTGTGGATCACATCCTCTGTTTCTTATTTATTATAACAAAAAATAGCACCATAGCATCTGTATTGTTATCCATAAAAGACTTCGCATCATGTCATGGTTCATTCATCTCCTGTATAACTCACTAAGCCGTTGAGCTGCACAATCTATCGAAACCAATCGGCTTATAACGAGTATAAAAATGAGATAGAGGAAAACAGTTCGGTGCTCAACGATATGAAAATCATTGTAACGGGAGCGGCTTCCGGCATTGGGGAGCAGCTTGTACAAGCTTAAATGATCGATGCGTGTAACAGCGCATGGTGAGCGATGCGGTGGCAGGCGCTCCGATTTTTGAACGATGGTATGATGATGGCTAATCTAGAGTTGAAGGGGATGGCGTGAATGTCAGCGGAACAGCTCATTACACATTTTTTTGAAGAGGTAAAATCGGGAAAAGATCCAGACAAAGCTCATCAATACATGGCTCCGCTTGTTAAAGCTCATCAAGTGAATGCCGAACATTCGGCCACGATTGACCGTACACCTGACAATTATGCCGAGCATATAAGAGAGTTTAAAGATATGTTTGGCGATTTCGTGGTGGAAGTCCAAGAGCTAATTGCTCAAGAGCAAAAAGTGTACGTTCGTTGGAAGCAGACGGGCAAGCACGTTGGTGTTGTTGAAGGATATGCTCCCACGGGGAAGGAACTGGTTGAAATCGCAAGCGCGGTGTATCGTGTGGAAGATATGAAGATCGTCGAATATTGGATTCAAATTGATCGCTTAGGAATGCTTAAGCAGTTGAAACAGCATGAACTAGAAAACGATAAGTAGGTCAGCCACATGGAGACGGCTGGATAGAAATAATATGCCGAGAATATCACTAGTGAATAACGAAAGAAAGGAGGGGAATCGATGAAAATTCTAAAGGGATTCCTTTTAATTAGCTTGTTTATCATTTCCTTTCTGGCTGGTATCTCTACTTATAAAGCCACCCTTTGGTACGGGTGGGAGCAAGCAGTAGGCAGTGATCTGAATGCGATTCTATTTTGGTCAATCCTTGCGTATGGCATCGTGTTAGTACCGTTATACTTGTATGTTTGCGCTATTGTCCGTACAAGACAGCTGAATCCGTACATCAAACTAGCGCTGTACCCTTTCGCCTGTGCCGCACTTTTTATTTTACCAACTGCATTCATGATGATGTTCTTTGGTGGGGGAAGGTTGATTTCGGCTGAAGCGCAGCTGTTCTATGCTTTTTTTGCCTCATCGGGTGTCGTATTTGGGCTGGGATACGGTGCTATACAAGGGTTGAGCCGTCGCTATAGAACAGTTTGAATACATAGATTTGCCATGGTAATATGTAGAATAAGATAATGAAAAGGAGAATCACAGTCATGGTAAATAGAAAGCGTTAACGTGCGGTCGTTATTGCTCGGGCCCGATCACCTCCATACCTGTTATTGTTTGTTCATTTCATTTAGTAGGGATAGATGATATTAAGGATGAAGATGGAGGAGTATAGAGATGGCTAAACCGGAAATGTACGTAACTTTAGTATGTGGACCTGATTGTGATATGGAAACGCAAGCGATTAGGGCTTCACTTGAGTATTTTGGGGCACGTGTTATGACGCATTGGGTGGGAAGACCATCCGATTTGATGGATGTGCTGTCTGGCGAAGATGTAATGCTGAATACGGATCTGATTATCTTGAATTTTCATGGAGATGAGGGCCGTTTCATTATGCCGGAATTGGATGAATCGGTGTATGAAGAGGGGGAGCCACGAGGTAACTTTGGCCCAGATGAAATCGCACGCTTTACGAAGCTAGCTGGGCACATCGTAATCGGCAATGGCTGTTCGCTCGGTGATCCTGCACTGGCGCAAGCCTTTTTGGGTGGCGGTTGTCGCATTTATATTGGGCCGGATGACTATCCGTTTGGGAATACGGCACTGATGTTTGCACTCCGTTTATGCTATGAAATGATTCAGAATAAGAAATCGATTCAGGAGGCTTTTGCCATCACAAGGGCGATGGACCCTGAAATGGACATGTATCGGTTGTATGAACAAGCCGCTGCCAAGTCGCTTGACGCTTCGCTGAAATTATAAGTAATGAGAAGTAAAGCTGCTCGAAGTTTCGAGTAGCTTTTTCGATCATTTAGATGGAGCAGGGGGGAATGGGTGTGAGTGAATATCGAATTCGCCCGGTTACCGAGCTGGACATCCCGTTTTTATGGGACATGTTGTATGAATCATTGTATACGCCTCCGGGGGAGGAGCCGTTTCCAAGGGAGATTATACAGGAGCCTTTTCTAGTAAAGTATGTGGCTGACTGGGGTCGAACGGGTGATGTCGGATTTATCGCGCAAAATGAGAAGGGTGAGCGTATCGGTTCGATTACGTGTCGGCTTTTTGCTGAGCCTAACAAAGGGTTCGGCTATGTGGATGAACAGACGCCAGAGCTTGGGATGGCGATCGCCACAGCGTATAGAGGACAGGGCATCGGGACAGCGCTAATGAGCGCTTTGTTCGCGGAGGCTAAGCAGCAAGGAGTGAAGGCGCTTTCGCTAAGTGTTGACCCGCATAATCAAGTTGTGCGGATGTATAAACGATTTGGCTTCAAAGAAGTTGAGGTCGTCGGAACTTCGGTGACGATGGTTGCGGTGATCGAGTAGACGAGCGTATATGTTTGGAATAGGATTGAGGAGATGAAAGCATCATGTTCCAACTTGAATTAACGAATGCCATCTGGTTGTTCGTCGTCCTTTTTATGTTGCATGACTTTGAGGAAATTATAACAGTTGAAAAATGGGCGCCCACCATAAAAAGTAAAATCAAAGCTAACCGGCTGCATCAAATGATTTGGCAATTTTGGAACGTGAATTCGTACTCGTTCGCGAAGCGAGATGTGTTTATATTTTTAACGATGGCAACGATTACATTTCTTAAAGTTCAAAACTTCGAAGCGCAATGGAGCTCGGTGTTGTACGTCTCCTTTCTCATCTTTGTGCTTGTACACAATGTCGTTCATGTGGTGCAAACATGCATACTTAACGCGTATACGCCAGGTCTGTATACCGCTATGTTTCTCGTTACACCTTATGCGATCTACTTATTAACTCGTTTAACTTAGCTGGAAAGATGATAGATGTAAGATGAAATTTTGCTAGAATTAGAGAATTAATATTGACGAATGAACGCGGACGGTACAGTATTTGACTTATAGACGTACAGCACTATGAACAGCAACATGAACAGCACAACACTAGGAGGTAAGCAAATGGAAAAAAGACGGATCACAGCAGAGGATTTAACTAAGTTAGCGTGGGTAAGTGACCCGGTGATTAATCCGGTCAGCAATCGAATTGCTTATGTGTTGAAGCGAGTAAAGGAAGATAAGAGCGGGTATCTCACGAATATTCGTATGGTGGAGTTGGATGGCAGTCGTGACCGGACTTGGACACACGGGCCAAGTGATTCAGCGCCGACGTGGTCGCCAGACGGATCGTTGCTTACCTTTTTGCGTAAAGAAGGCAAGTCAAATCAAGTGTGGAAAATGGAGGCGGACGGCGGGGAAGCTGTTGTCGTCACGAACGCGGAACATGGTGTGTCCAGCTACATATGGTCGCCAGATGGTAAATATATGGCCTACATTTCCGGAGTGGATATGGATAAGTCGTCTGATGAGCAAGATGCAGATGCAGGTGCCGATGCAGACAGCAAGCCTAAGAAGCAGACGACTGTCGTGGATCGCTTAATGTACAAATCGGACAGCTCTGGCTTATGGGATGGCAAGCGGATGCACTTGTTCGTACATGAGCTTGCAACAGGTGAAGTAACGGCACTTACAACAGGTCACTTTGATGTATCTGCTTTCGCTTGGTCGTCGGATAGCGATTCTATCGTGTTTACGTCCAAGCAGCCTGAAGATGCGGCTCAAAATCCAGACCTCGTGTTTACGAATGACCTATTCATCATCGAACGGACGGGTGGCTCGGCTCGCAGACTGACCGATTCTAGCTATTCCATCGGCAAGCCGTTCTGTTCGCCAGACGGCAAGACGATTGGCTTCTTAGGTACGGATCGCTCGTATGGAAACGCGACGCTGACACGGTTGTACACGTTGAATAGTGAGAGCGGGAACGTCACTTGTGTGACCGAACATTTGGACTGGCAAATGGGCAGCTATTCCATTTCGGATATGAAGGCGGGCGCATTTGATCGTCCGGTATTCAGTCAGGATGGGCAGTTTATTTATACGTTGGTTTCATCTGAGGGTTGTGTGAACCTTGTACGTTTCGGTCTAGATGGTACATATAAACAAGTGACAGAGGGTGCGCGCGACGTTACGCAGTTCGTTCTATCTGCGGACGAATCCGAGGTCGTGCTCGCGTCGGCTGATTGGCAACAACCGTGCAGACTGTATCGCTTGAACCTTGCGCGTGGAACAGAGCTGCTGTTGACGAATCAAAATGAAGCTTTATTTGACGAGTTGGCCATTAGTCAGCCAGAATCGTTCTGGGTTACTACGACGGATGGCTGGAATGTTCAAGGGTGGATGATTCCACCGGTAGGGATGGAAGCGGGTCGCAAGTATCCGACCATTCTTGAAATTCATGGCGGTCCGCATATGATGTATGCGAATACGTTTATGCATGAGTTCCAACTGCTGGCGGCACAAGGCTATGCGGTCGTGTTCACGAATCCGCGTGGTGGTCATGGTTACGGACAGCAGTTCGTCAATGCGGTTCGCAGCGATTACGGTGGACGGGATTACCTTGATCTTATGGATGCCGTAGACTACGTGTTGGCGAACTATGATTATGTTGATGAGACGCGACTTGGTGTGACAGGCGGTAGCTATGGCGGATTTATGACCAACTGGATCGTCGGTCATACGAACCGCTTTAAGGCTGCGGTTACCCAGCGTTCGATTAGTAACTGGACGTCCATGTACGGTGTAAGTGATATCGGCTATCACTTTACAGAAGATCAGATTGGCGGTCAGCCTTGGGCTAATTTGGAGCAGCTGTGGAAGCAGTCTCCGCTTGCTTATGTGAGTAATGTTGAGACGCCGCTCTTAATTTTGCATGGCGAGCAGGATTTGCGCTGCCCGATTGAGCAGGCGGAGCAGTTGTTTATTGCCTTGAAACGATTAGGCAAGGAAACGCAGTTCGTTCGCTTCCCTGGCGCGAACCATGAGCTGTCGCGCAGCGGGAACCCTGAGCTGCGTATGGAGCGCTTGAATCGGATCGTAGGCTGGATGAACCGATTCATTCATGTGGATGCTGCGAGCGGCGAACTCGTGAACAACTAGTGACTAACGTGGCGATGGAACGAGCTCCTGATGCCGCAGGTTGTATCATTCAAGATGAACAAGGCCGCGTTTTGCTAGTGCATCAACATTACGGTAAGCATCTATGGTCCATGCCAGGGGGCGTCGTTGACGCTGGGGAATCTGCGTGGGATGCAGCCATTCGTGAGTGTAAAGAAGAGCTGCAAATCGATGTCACCCAATTAGAGCTGGCGGGCATCTACTTTTTAGCGCATCGAAATGGCTATATCTACGTGTTTCGTGTGCTCGAATATGTAGGTACCCCGCAAGCTGATGGTCATGAAATTGATGAGTGCGGATTTTTTCATCTCGATGAGCTGCCAAGGCCGATCACGAATGTGATGGTCGAGCGGATCGTGGATGCGGTGAGGCAGGATAAAGCGGTGATGAAAATACAGCATTTGGACGATTATGTGACGTTGACGTAATAGAGGGTGCTGGCGTGTTATTATCGTTGAAATCGGTATGTAGCTTTGTGTTGGTAAAATGAGTGGCCGTGGTTTATTAACCTGCTTGATTAGGTTAGTAGGCCACGG harbors:
- a CDS encoding S9 family peptidase; amino-acid sequence: MEKRRITAEDLTKLAWVSDPVINPVSNRIAYVLKRVKEDKSGYLTNIRMVELDGSRDRTWTHGPSDSAPTWSPDGSLLTFLRKEGKSNQVWKMEADGGEAVVVTNAEHGVSSYIWSPDGKYMAYISGVDMDKSSDEQDADAGADADSKPKKQTTVVDRLMYKSDSSGLWDGKRMHLFVHELATGEVTALTTGHFDVSAFAWSSDSDSIVFTSKQPEDAAQNPDLVFTNDLFIIERTGGSARRLTDSSYSIGKPFCSPDGKTIGFLGTDRSYGNATLTRLYTLNSESGNVTCVTEHLDWQMGSYSISDMKAGAFDRPVFSQDGQFIYTLVSSEGCVNLVRFGLDGTYKQVTEGARDVTQFVLSADESEVVLASADWQQPCRLYRLNLARGTELLLTNQNEALFDELAISQPESFWVTTTDGWNVQGWMIPPVGMEAGRKYPTILEIHGGPHMMYANTFMHEFQLLAAQGYAVVFTNPRGGHGYGQQFVNAVRSDYGGRDYLDLMDAVDYVLANYDYVDETRLGVTGGSYGGFMTNWIVGHTNRFKAAVTQRSISNWTSMYGVSDIGYHFTEDQIGGQPWANLEQLWKQSPLAYVSNVETPLLILHGEQDLRCPIEQAEQLFIALKRLGKETQFVRFPGANHELSRSGNPELRMERLNRIVGWMNRFIHVDAASGELVNN
- a CDS encoding Type 1 glutamine amidotransferase-like domain-containing protein; this translates as MDTHLFLFGGGPPFTSHMARRFVEAAQTEGPVSILCVDRSGWEEYMPRYTQALRDLGVSKFYFLPLPTTPIEQVIACLDRSSGIIIGGGDTNLYADYIVETSISNTIKERYERGVPIAGFSAGALISPERCVISPHDNVEGVFQHRKGLGLIADVLIAVHFTEWNEEAHLRHAVSTFSDHLNYGIDEATCIYFRHGRLEATEGKGVYSIENEILTKISTSHA
- a CDS encoding GNAT family N-acetyltransferase, translated to MSEYRIRPVTELDIPFLWDMLYESLYTPPGEEPFPREIIQEPFLVKYVADWGRTGDVGFIAQNEKGERIGSITCRLFAEPNKGFGYVDEQTPELGMAIATAYRGQGIGTALMSALFAEAKQQGVKALSLSVDPHNQVVRMYKRFGFKEVEVVGTSVTMVAVIE
- a CDS encoding delta-aminolevulinic acid dehydratase codes for the protein MAKPEMYVTLVCGPDCDMETQAIRASLEYFGARVMTHWVGRPSDLMDVLSGEDVMLNTDLIILNFHGDEGRFIMPELDESVYEEGEPRGNFGPDEIARFTKLAGHIVIGNGCSLGDPALAQAFLGGGCRIYIGPDDYPFGNTALMFALRLCYEMIQNKKSIQEAFAITRAMDPEMDMYRLYEQAAAKSLDASLKL
- a CDS encoding NUDIX hydrolase, whose translation is MTNVAMERAPDAAGCIIQDEQGRVLLVHQHYGKHLWSMPGGVVDAGESAWDAAIRECKEELQIDVTQLELAGIYFLAHRNGYIYVFRVLEYVGTPQADGHEIDECGFFHLDELPRPITNVMVERIVDAVRQDKAVMKIQHLDDYVTLT
- a CDS encoding isochorismatase family protein yields the protein MKQALIVVDMQEIFFNEPQYFLHDHNQLLENVNLLINHARQQHIPVIFIQHTDPNEQGALFEGKDNWKLHRNLRMSDSDTIIKKTKWDAFYNTPLLDYLTHNRIEQLIFAGAQTEFCLDTTIRAAYSLGYQHNILYKHTHSTLNSACLEATAIIQHHEHIWNHRFVTLRPLEQL
- a CDS encoding class I SAM-dependent methyltransferase, translating into MTDWNPFSPTFEYEHIDARTLQHSAWVGHRRFSYDLIRFYRPRLFVELGTHWGASFFSMCQAVKDGALPTSCYAVDTWVGDGHTGQYNNEVYDTISSISSTLYPHFSHLLRTTFDEALEQFEDGSIDLLHIDGFHQYEAVKHDYETWLPKVAPNGIVLFHDISIHGFGFGVWKLWGELTAQYPSLEFAHSAGLGILFPKGTTDQYDTLHLQWAELRQKYANT
- a CDS encoding HXXEE domain-containing protein, with translation MFQLELTNAIWLFVVLFMLHDFEEIITVEKWAPTIKSKIKANRLHQMIWQFWNVNSYSFAKRDVFIFLTMATITFLKVQNFEAQWSSVLYVSFLIFVLVHNVVHVVQTCILNAYTPGLYTAMFLVTPYAIYLLTRLT
- a CDS encoding ester cyclase; this encodes MSAEQLITHFFEEVKSGKDPDKAHQYMAPLVKAHQVNAEHSATIDRTPDNYAEHIREFKDMFGDFVVEVQELIAQEQKVYVRWKQTGKHVGVVEGYAPTGKELVEIASAVYRVEDMKIVEYWIQIDRLGMLKQLKQHELENDK